Within Crassostrea angulata isolate pt1a10 chromosome 2, ASM2561291v2, whole genome shotgun sequence, the genomic segment cattttactttTTAGGACCTTACGGAAAGCGGCTTCTTAGACCAAGCAAATAAAAATCTCACTCGAGTACTTCTTATAAAAGCGAAATCAATAGGAGTTATCGATGCAAAACTGATTGTttacggaaactgcaaatatgATGTTGACAGATTAGATATCTACTTGCAGCACATTTATGAAGATTTTGATGAAATAGCAAAACTTAGTGCATATAAGAAGATATCTTATTATAGAAACTTTGTTAGGGAAATGATAGATACCTTTTCGACTTATAATCTCGATAGGGTAATTATCAAATCCATGGACAGGGTACTGACAAGAGAAAACATTAGACGGGTTTGTTTTGAGGTAGTTGTCAGACATGACAACAACTATGTTGGAACAGTGGAAAATACCGCATATAATTGTCGATATTCTGGTACTGTTACGAGGATAAAAGAGATTTTAACTGAAGAAACATTATGTGACACAGCAAGAAAATTAGGGTCAGAAATATGCACAGGGATCTTAATGCACATTGAAAGCGTTGTTCAGACTACACTGTCAGCAGAATTGGGGAAGATAAAATCAGATATGTCCACTATCATTTTCGTTGATATCATAAATGAAACGGTGGCTCAAATATTCCGTACAATATACGGTGTCATTATTTCAGTTACTACATTTTTTAGTACAATTTTTCGCCCGGTGGATGTTAATTCAGAAGAATGGAGAAGTCTGGTGGCTGATGAAGTATACTTCAATATTTGGAAAAAGAGAGATTTTTTAAGAGATTCTATACTGGATAATCTTACAAATCTTTGTGCAAAAACAAGAGAAGACTTCGAATTTATCACAAGCAAACtggaaaaattccaaaaaagaGTTATTCCAGAAGATCAAAAACAATGTAAGTATATAAGATATTAATTGAATAGATGGTGCGTTTGGTTAACAGGTAAAACGTCAAATGTCGTAGAGCCTTTTATTCAAACTATTATTCAAACAAATGATATATAGTGTCACTATAGTGCATTTGTGTATGCGATTGTCCTGTGCATCTTATGGGcaacttttaaagaaatcatttcaccctgaaatatataactaaacaaataaattatatacagTTCTTTTGACCGCTAAAAAGACAAAGTAATTAATTTTCCGATCAATTAGTTAAATATTGGTTAAAATATCGttgaatatgaaaattttaaatagaaAGTTTATTTACTACTTTATAACATCGATATccagataaataaaatgaaaggtAACATTTCAAATCAAGAACTTTATTTGTTGTTGGAATAAAACCTTAAACGGGTTGACTCAAAAGCTTTTATAGTTATTcgttgtaaaatgaaaaatgaaacagGGAGGAACGTTAAACCCATATTAATCGACACAAGACGGATTTTGGGAAAATATCTGAATTTCTAACAGTAAAATTGGtccaagataaaaaaaaaactgacgaATATCGCCTACATTTACCACCagcttgttttattttatataaataattggATATGTGGAGATTAACTGGGGTTAACATTTCTctcattatgaaataaatttttattgatagaacatatgatatttttactatacAATCACTATGAGATAAGGCTCAATAAAAGAAATACTCATAACAAGAAAGCattactttaaataatttttaaagatttttgtgTTTATCGCTTAAGCATTTTTTATGCGAACCCCCACTGACTTAGATctgccaaagcgtgtccacaaCCTTACTCTCATTATTTTGCAATTTGGGCTGTTTATCGACAATAAAAGGGTTCAAGATTTGTtcaaagtaatatatatatatatatatatatatatatatatatatatatatatatatatatatatatatttggaacatgttttaaaatgtttttttcgcGAACaacaataatacaatatttGAGATAACTATAAAATGATCCTCAAATACAGattattctaaattgtaaaagcCGTGACCCAAGGACCAGAACAGGTTCAATGTTAacattgatttacatgtatatagagaacatgtttaaaaatcttcatctcgaGAACTACGTTGTTGCTATTTGTAAGATTAACATGTAACCTTGAAAAATgtagtttattatttttaaaatagtgacccagGGAGTATTTTTTGGAattcaaaacagttttaaaatttaagttttaagaaaaatgtttaaagatgtTCTTCTAAGGAACTACGATGCTTCAGTTTTtcagattactatgcaagcatcatCAATTTGTGCATATtctgagtttaaaaaaaaagacttgaCCTTTGGTCTATTACTGGAACCCTAGAAGGGGCTCAATGTTTAAGATAACAATGttaaattaattgaattaattaatttcaatgtttgAAATTCTCCTTCTGAAGAAcaacaatgcttcaatttgttaGATTTGTGAGATATGCaggcatccttaaataatgtaaatgctAAAGACGTTCATGTAAAGCGTTGACCAACAGACTAATATTGGGGCTCTAAcaggggttcaaattttaacagaaatatgtattaaaatgtttaaaaatacttctcaagaactacGATGCTACATTTTGTGAGATTACTGTACAAGAATCTTCAAAAAGTGtacatttaaaattgtaaaagcaaACCATAAACCTTGGACCAATCCTGGGGCCCAAGAAAAAGTTTAAGATAGAAATAGCATATGCTACGACATAGAATGTTAC encodes:
- the LOC128170807 gene encoding uncharacterized protein LOC128170807; this translates as MEGGKTWREAILSEDLKTLFKRFEVQIPNDASGKSFAGKLLKGDFLRDIVQDVRSLADGVVITRKIDRNAVVKPGTMYAFEIDIGRMGDKCYKDLTESGFLDQANKNLTRVLLIKAKSIGVIDAKLIVYGNCKYDVDRLDIYLQHIYEDFDEIAKLSAYKKISYYRNFVREMIDTFSTYNLDRVIIKSMDRVLTRENIRRVCFEVVVRHDNNYVGTVENTAYNCRYSGTVTRIKEILTEETLCDTARKLGSEICTGILMHIESVVQTTLSAELGKIKSDMSTIIFVDIINETVAQIFRTIYGVIISVTTFFSTIFRPVDVNSEEWRSLVADEVYFNIWKKRDFLRDSILDNLTNLCAKTREDFEFITSKLEKFQKRVIPEDQKQCKYIRY